Genomic DNA from Opitutales bacterium:
GGCCGATCCGGCTACAGTGCGATTTGAGCAAAGAAGCCTCCTATGGGTTCTGGTGATGGGGTTACGGGGTCACCCCGTTTTTTTGGGGCGGTTTTAGGAAAGGGTCAACCCACTCCTAGCTGTTATCGCCCGAATTCTCCTCGTGGAAACTGGAGTCTTTTGTCCAAATTCCCCATCCGATTTTTGTGTTGAACTACGACGTTAATTTAGTCCTACCGATTTCAGTTGAGTCGGCCTAGGCTTTCGGAGGTGCCCTCCACGTTTTGTTCAATCCGAGTCCGATTTAGTCGCCTGTGAACATTCGGCCAAGTCATGGACCTGCCCTCACTGCAATCAGGCCGGCGTCCTTAATTGCCATGGGCGGCTCAAGAACAAGTTTGGCCAGATGCGTGGCGCGCGCTTTTGGTGCAGCTCGCGGCGCAAGAGCCGATCTGGATGTGGACGCAGTTTTACTGTCTATCTGGCAAACATCATCCCGCGATACAGCGTTCTGGCTCGGACTTTATCTACTTTGTTTTCAACATGGTCACGCTCCAGCGGCGGTGGCCAGGTGCTCTCAGCATGGGAGCAAGCTCATCAGGCCGGCTTTTCTACTGACAGTGCCTACCGTTGGATATGTCGATTGACCGGAGCACAGACTCAGAGCGCGGTCCGCACTCAGCTATGCCGAGCCCGACCACCACCACCACCTCCTCCTCCTCACAGTAACGGCATCCTTTCGGACCTATTTGATCACATCGATCAAGTATGTGGCAGCACCCACTTCATTGAGTCATTCCAGTTACGCTTTCAAAAACCATGGCCCATGCAGGCCTGAGTGAGTGAGTGAGTGAGTGAGTGACCGGTTTCAGATCGGATCCGAAGCAAGCCGTCCCAACGCTAAAGATCGACAACACAAGAGGCAACGCGACGGGCTCTGAAAATACCATCAGGTTGGAGATTCTTATGAAAAATCCATCCGAATACGTCAAAATGAGGGTCCTCGCTGCCATCGATATGGCCGAGGGCAACACCATCACCCAGCGCATACGCCAAGTCAGCACACTGACCTTTGAAGATGAAGAAGGACAGCGCCACCGCTTTACCTTCAGGACCATCGAAACCTGGCGCTTGCGTTACAAAAAACACGGTTTTACCGCCATCTGCCCCAAAGAACGCTCCGACAAAGGCAAAACGCGAAAAATCTCCCCAGAACGCCTCCTCGAAGCCATTGAGCAAGCCAAGCCCTTCTTTCGAGACAACGACTTCAACCTCGCCGAACTCTACCGCACCTGCATCGAAAAGGGACTCCTACGCCGCGAGCAAATCGCCCCCAACACCTTTCGCAGACTCGTCAA
This window encodes:
- a CDS encoding AAA family ATPase, translated to MKNPSEYVKMRVLAAIDMAEGNTITQRIRQVSTLTFEDEEGQRHRFTFRTIETWRLRYKKHGFTAICPKERSDKGKTRKISPERLLEAIEQAKPFFRDNDFNLAELYRTCIEKGLLRREQIAPNTFRRLVKKLELLKPDKDVTNQRRLCILVGQPGTGKTILRQAFAQSSDHLVTPYITRTMHTYANTLRILCQALGIEHAGSDLKCEDQVIHQMRILHHKGKAIALTIDDAHLTPPQHLRKLRLLLEESPGNYGILLFA